ATACGGTTTATCCGATTCCCCTCATCCTAGTCGCCGCAGTTGGCCTAGGCAACGAACTCCGCACCCCCGCCAGCGGCCATCAGGCCTGCCGCGGCCCCTTTTCCATCACGACCGCTGGCCTCCGGACAACCAGCGCAACCGCTCCCCCCGCGCGTGCCGGGCTAGATGCTCAGCACGGGGAACTGAACGGCGTATCGCCGCATCAGGATCTCCTCGGTGCGACCGGTCAGCTCGCGGACGAGCTCGGCCTCGCGGGCGTGCTGGGTGCGTGCGCTCTCCAGCGACCGCTGGGCCTCCTCGCCGGCGCCGCCGGCGCCGCCGGCCACCCGGCCCTCCCAGACTTCCGAGGCCTGACGGTACAGTTCGCCGCCCGATCGGTACCACTTGGCGATGCGGTGACCTGCATCAACGGCCTGCTGATCCACCTCGCTGTCGTCCACCGCTTCGATCGCCCTGGCGCCGTAGTCGAAGGCCCGTTGGCGGATGCTGAACACGGCCGAGGCCGTGGCGGCCTCGAGACCGGGCTCCACGCCGTCGTGCAGCTCGGTCACCTCGGTGGCGATCTGCCGCAGCCGCGTCCAGTACGCCAGGGTCGCCTCGCGGACCGAGGGGGCGCCATCCTCGCCCTCGATGGCCGGCTGCTGGTCGTCCGCCGCCGGGCCGTTCACGCCTTGCTGGATCACGGAAACCTCGGACCGCAGCACCTCCAGTTCGGACTGGAGCTCAGCGGCGCGCTGCTCGGCGACGAAGCCGGCCTCGCCTTCCGCCTCCTCGGCCTGGGGCGCGTCGGGCCGCCAGTCCTCGGGGATGTGCTCGATGAGCTTGGTCTCGTCGAGCGCGGTGTACGCGATGTGCTCGACGTCCACGCCGACGTAGCGGGCGCCCAGCCAGGCGCCGAGGCCGGCGACTAGCACAAAGGCGATGAGTTGAAACGCGGCGCCACCGGTCCGCCGCTGACGGCGCCCGGTGCGGCTAGCTTGCCCGAACATATTGGTGTCCCCTAGCGAGCCCGGTGCCTAAAAACCCTCAAACCTCGGTGGGCTCTATCGGGAGTCTAGCTCGCGCACGACGCGAGACCGCAACCCGCGGCGCCAGATTTCCGGTCGTGCGGGTCACGCGGGATCGACCCCGCCCCGGCCGCTACACCTGCGCCAGGCGTCGCGACTCGCGCCGCCGGTCGGACTCCTTCAGCATCATCTTGCGGAGCCGCACGCTGGACGGGGTCACCTCGACCAGCTCGTCCTCGTCGATGTACTCCAGGCACTCCTCGAGCGACATCCGGCGGGCCGGGCGGACCTGCGAGTTGTCGTCCTTGCCGGCGGCTCGGACGTTGGTCAGCTTCTTGCCCCGCACCACGTTGACGACCAGATCGCCCGCCTTGCAGTTCTCGCCGACCACCTGGCCCTCGTAGACCACGTCGCCCGGCTCGACGAAGAACACGCCGCGGTCGTACAACGCGTCCAGCGAGTAAGCGGTGACGGGCCCCGCCTCGCTGGCGATCAGCACGCCGTTGGCGCGGTCCGGCAGCTCGCCACGCGACGGCTCGAACCCGATGACCGTGTGGTGCATGATCGCGTTGCCCGCGGTCGCGGTGAGCACGCGGCTCCGCAGCCCGATCAGCGACCGGGCGGGGATGGAGAACTCCATGTGGGTGAAACCGGACGCGCCCGACTTGCGGCCCATCTTCAGCATCTGGGCGCGGCGGTCGCCCAGCAGCGCCATGACCGCGTTGGAGTGGTCGTCGGGCACGTCGATCACGAGCTGCTCGATGGGTTCGAGCCGCTCGCCGTCTTCCTCTTTGAGCACCACCTGCGGCTTGCCGACGCAGAGCTCGAACCCCTCGCGACGCAGGTTCTCGATCAGGATGCCCAGGTGCATCAGGCCGCGGCCCGACACCCGGAATTGCTCCATCGTGTCGCCGGTCTCGACCCGCAGTGCGACGTTCGACCGCAGCTCCTTCTCCAGGCGTTCCTTGAGCTGGCGGCTGGTGAGGTACTTGCCCTCGCGGCCCGAGAGCGGGCCGTCGTTCACACGGAAGGTCATGTGCAGGGTGGGCACGTCGATCTCAACGCCGGGCAGCGCCTCGGGGTTGTCGAGGTCGCAGACGGTGTCGCCGATGTTGACCGGGTCCAGTCCGACCACGGCGCACAGGTCGCCCGCCCCAACGGCCTGGGTCTCCTTGCGGTCGAGGCCGTCGAACGTAAACAACTGCCCGATCTGCTGCCTGGTCACCTCGCCGTCCCGCTCGACAACGCTCACCTTCTGCCGGTTGCCGAGCGTGCCGCGGCTCACCCGGCCGATCCCGATCCGGCCAACGAACTCGGAGAAGTCGATCGTGGTGACCAGCATCTGAGCCGGCCCCTCCTGGTCGACCTCCGGCGGGGGGACGCGGTGGACGATGGTCTCGAGCAGCGGCCGCATGTCGCCGGTCCGGTCGTCCAGGTCGAGCGACGCCCAGCCCTGCCGCGCCGACGCGTACACCGTGGCGAAGTCCAGCGCGTCGTCGTCGGCGCCCAGGTCGACCAGCAGGTCGAACACCTCGCTCACGACCTCGTCCGGGCGGGAGTCCGGGCGGTCCACCTTGTTGACCACCACGATCGGACGGAGCCCCAGGCCGAGCGCCTTCTGCAGCACGAACCGCGTCTGCGGCATCGGCCCCTCGAACGCGTCCACCACCAGCAGCACCCCGTCGGCCATGGTGAGCACCCGCTCGACCTCGCCGCCGAAGTCGGCGTGGCCCGGGGTGTCGATGAGGTTGAACCGGTACCGGTCGCCCTTGAGGTCCTGGTACTCGACTGCGCAGTTCTTGCTGAAGATGGTGATGCCGCGTTCGCGCTCCAGGTCGTTGGAGTCGAACACCAGCCCGTGCTGGCCGCCGGCCAGCTTGTCCAGCTGCTCCTGGCGGTAGCGGCCGGATTGGTAGAGCAGCTTGTCGACGAGCGAGGTCTTGCCGTGGTCAACGTGGGCGATAATCGCGACGTTCCGCAACGAGGCGGGCTGGGAGTCCATTCGGGAGGGCTTCTGGGGATCGGGTGGGGGTGGTCTAGCGGCGGGGACGCTCTGTAGGGTTGGGGGCGTTCGCAGCGGCCGGCGGGGGGAGAAATTCCAGGCCGCTGTTGCCCCCCGGGTGGATCGTGTCGGCGGCGGGGCCGATGAATCTTAGGGAAGAAGGATGGCCTGCGTGGGCCGTTCTTCTTGTGAGCCCTAGCAGGGACCCCTATAATTCAGACGCGGGGCGGATCGCACGGTCCGTCGAGATTGTACCCCTCAGACCACGCGGCGCCAGTTCCGCTGTTGCGGCGCCGCTGCCCACAGGCCCTTCCCCCCTCCCACAGGTCGCGGCGGTGACGGATCCCAACGGGTCAGACAGTCCTCAGCCCTCCCACCCCCGCGTGCTCTGCTTGGGGGCTACCGAACGCTCCGCCGCCGACCTCCGCGAGGCGCTATCGTCGCCGGGCCTGGAGATTGTGAACGTCTCGACCCCGGTCCGCGCGCTAGCCCAGCTGGCCACCGGGGGCTTCACGGCCGTCTACGCGGACACCCAGCAGTTTGCCCGGGCCCTCGACCCGGGGCGGCTGCTACAGAACGAGCGGATCCTGCAGGGCATGCCCGACGGGGTCGTGCTGCTGAACGCCAAGAACGTGGTGATCTGGGGCAACGGCAAGCTCCGCGAGTGGACCGGTCAGGAGACCGTGCTCGGCCAGAACTTCTACTCGCTGCTGGGCAACCCGGAGATCCTGGGCCCCGACTTCTGCCCCTTCCACACCGCGTTCGCCTCGGGCAAGGCGAGCGCGTCGACGCTGCAACGCGACGACAACGTCTACTTCCGGGTGCACGCGGCGCCGGTCATCGACCCCGCGACCGGCCGCACCGAGCACCTGGTGGTCACCATCCGCGACATCTCCGACGAGATGCTCCAGCAGCAGAAGATCGCCGCCATCCACCAGGCGGGCGTCGAGCTGGCGGACCTGACGACCGACGAGGTCGCGGAGATGGACGTCGACGAGCGGATCGACCTGCTCAAGCAAAACATCCTGCACTGCACCCAGGCGGTGCTGAACTTCGACGTGGTTGAGATCCGCATGCTCAACCAAGAGACCGGCCGGCTGCAGCCCCTGCTGGCGGTCGGCATGAAGCCGGAGGCCGAGGCCCGCGAGCTGCGCGCCGACACCAACGCCAACGGCGTGACCGGCTTCGTCGCCGCCACCGGCAAGAGCTACCTCTGCGAGGACATCCGCGAGGACCCGCTGTACATCGAGGGCGCCCAGGACGCCCGCAGCTCGCTGACCGTGCCGCTGATGCTGCACGAGCAGGTGATCGGCACGTTCAACGTGGAG
This genomic interval from Posidoniimonas corsicana contains the following:
- the typA gene encoding translational GTPase TypA; this encodes MDSQPASLRNVAIIAHVDHGKTSLVDKLLYQSGRYRQEQLDKLAGGQHGLVFDSNDLERERGITIFSKNCAVEYQDLKGDRYRFNLIDTPGHADFGGEVERVLTMADGVLLVVDAFEGPMPQTRFVLQKALGLGLRPIVVVNKVDRPDSRPDEVVSEVFDLLVDLGADDDALDFATVYASARQGWASLDLDDRTGDMRPLLETIVHRVPPPEVDQEGPAQMLVTTIDFSEFVGRIGIGRVSRGTLGNRQKVSVVERDGEVTRQQIGQLFTFDGLDRKETQAVGAGDLCAVVGLDPVNIGDTVCDLDNPEALPGVEIDVPTLHMTFRVNDGPLSGREGKYLTSRQLKERLEKELRSNVALRVETGDTMEQFRVSGRGLMHLGILIENLRREGFELCVGKPQVVLKEEDGERLEPIEQLVIDVPDDHSNAVMALLGDRRAQMLKMGRKSGASGFTHMEFSIPARSLIGLRSRVLTATAGNAIMHHTVIGFEPSRGELPDRANGVLIASEAGPVTAYSLDALYDRGVFFVEPGDVVYEGQVVGENCKAGDLVVNVVRGKKLTNVRAAGKDDNSQVRPARRMSLEECLEYIDEDELVEVTPSSVRLRKMMLKESDRRRESRRLAQV
- a CDS encoding hybrid sensor histidine kinase/response regulator, whose translation is MLCLGATERSAADLREALSSPGLEIVNVSTPVRALAQLATGGFTAVYADTQQFARALDPGRLLQNERILQGMPDGVVLLNAKNVVIWGNGKLREWTGQETVLGQNFYSLLGNPEILGPDFCPFHTAFASGKASASTLQRDDNVYFRVHAAPVIDPATGRTEHLVVTIRDISDEMLQQQKIAAIHQAGVELADLTTDEVAEMDVDERIDLLKQNILHCTQAVLNFDVVEIRMLNQETGRLQPLLAVGMKPEAEARELRADTNANGVTGFVAATGKSYLCEDIREDPLYIEGAQDARSSLTVPLMLHEQVIGTFNVESPETAAFSESDRQFLEIFARDLAVALNTLELLAAEKATTAAASVEAIHSAVAIPVDEILNDAVNVMERYIGHEPAVAERLHRILRNARDIKQVIQKVGQSLAPIEARAAGSRTEPHPVLSGKRVLVVDEDEAVRSAAHDLLERYLCVVETAHDGNEALYMVRNLGAGHEYDAILADIRLPDMSGFELLTKLQEHIDVGTMILMTGFGYDPGHSIVNARKAGLKEVLYKPFRLDQLLQTVERVLSGEPIS